A DNA window from Micromonospora inyonensis contains the following coding sequences:
- a CDS encoding LLM class F420-dependent oxidoreductase → MELRVFTEPQQGASYDQLLAVARCAEDAGYAAFFRSDHYLKMGGVSGEPGPTDAWTTLAGLARETSRIRLGTLMTAATFRLPGPLAITVAQVDAMSGGRVEFGVGTGWFEAEHQAYGIPFPPLAERFDRLEEQLAVITGLWRTPAGETFDFSGKYYTLTGSPALPKPVQSPRPPVLLGGMGAKRTPRLAARFADEFNLPFVAVDDTAAQFGRVRDACAAIGRDPAELCWSNALVLCCGRNDAEVRRRAEAIGRDPDELRENGLAGSPAEIVDTIGRYATVGSQRIYLQVLDLADLDHLDLVAAEVMPHV, encoded by the coding sequence ATGGAACTGCGCGTCTTCACCGAACCCCAGCAGGGGGCCAGCTACGACCAGCTGCTCGCCGTGGCGCGCTGCGCGGAGGACGCCGGTTACGCCGCCTTCTTCCGCTCCGACCACTACCTGAAGATGGGCGGGGTCAGCGGGGAACCCGGCCCCACCGACGCCTGGACGACCCTGGCCGGGCTGGCCCGGGAGACCAGCCGGATCCGTCTCGGCACACTGATGACCGCCGCCACCTTCCGGCTTCCCGGCCCGCTCGCCATCACCGTGGCCCAGGTGGACGCGATGAGTGGCGGCCGGGTCGAGTTCGGCGTCGGTACCGGCTGGTTCGAGGCGGAGCACCAGGCGTACGGCATCCCGTTCCCGCCGCTCGCCGAGCGGTTCGACCGGCTCGAGGAGCAGCTCGCGGTCATCACCGGCCTGTGGCGGACGCCGGCCGGGGAGACCTTCGACTTCTCCGGGAAGTACTACACCCTCACCGGTTCCCCGGCACTGCCGAAGCCGGTGCAGTCGCCCCGGCCACCGGTCCTGCTCGGCGGGATGGGTGCGAAGCGTACGCCCCGGCTCGCCGCCCGCTTCGCCGACGAGTTCAACCTGCCCTTCGTCGCGGTCGACGACACCGCCGCGCAGTTCGGCCGGGTCCGCGACGCCTGTGCGGCGATCGGCCGGGACCCGGCGGAGCTGTGCTGGTCCAACGCGCTGGTGCTGTGCTGCGGCCGGAACGACGCGGAGGTCCGGCGGCGGGCCGAGGCGATCGGCCGGGACCCGGACGAGCTGCGCGAGAACGGACTCGCCGGCTCGCCCGCCGAGATCGTCGACACGATCGGCCGGTACGCGACCGTCGGCAGCCAGCGGATCTACCTCCAGGTGTTGGATCTGGCCGACCTCGACCACCTGGACCTGGTCGCCGCCGAGGTCATGCCGCACGTCTGA